The Rhizobium sp. BT04 genomic interval CAACTTGTCGAGATCGGCGAAGAACTCGTCCCAGGTCTTGGGCTCTTGCGCGATGCCCGCCTTGCCGAAGGCTTCTTTGGAATAGAAGACCCAGCTTTCACCATGGGCGCCTGTCGGAGCGAGATAAACCTTGCCGTCATAGGAAATGAGATCATGGATCGATTTCGGCAGGGCGTCGGCCCATTTGCCGGCAGCGGCGACGTCGTCGATCGGATTGAACAGGCCCTGGCTGACGAAATCGGCGGCGGCGAGGCCGATGACGCCCTGCTTGGCGCCGGGCGCGTCACCGGCGACGATACGGTTCTGGAAGGCGGCATCGGCTGCGCCGAACCCGGCGATCGAGGAATCCTTCCAGACGCCGCCGCGCTTTTCGAACTCGGTCTTGATGACGTTGAGCGCGGCGGCTTCGCCGCCGGACGTCCAGGACGACATGATCTCGATCGTCGGCTTGTCCTCGGCATGCGCCGAGGCAAAAAGACCGGCGAATGCGACACCGGCAAGAAAAAGCTTCATCATGGTCTTCATTGTTCCACCTCTTGAAAATGCCCTCTTGGCGGGGCGTTTGTTGTCTTCGGAATAATATCAGCGATAGATCGGCAGGAGCGCCTGCCGGACGAGCGTGAGCCCGTTGGCGATGTCGCGGACGGGATCCGGCGCGGCATCGAGTTCGAGGATCGCCCAGCCTTCATAGGCCCGGTCGCGCAGCAGCCGGATCCAGGCCGGCCAGTCGACCCGCCCGAGGCCGAAGCCGCAGAAATAGGGCTGGTGGCGTTCGTGGATGTGCTTGTCGATCGGCGTGTCGGCGGGCATCGGGCCGATCGCATCCTTCCAGTGGGCGATGATCATACGCTCGTGATGGCGATCGACGAGCTGGACGGGATCGGAGCCGGCAACGATGATGTGAGCGGTGTCCGGGCACATGTGCACATAGGCCGGATCGGTGAGCATCATCATCAGATCGACGTCGCGCGCGGCGGCAAAGATCGAGTGCGCCTCGGTGTGCAGCGCAAGCCGCACGCCCCTGGCATAGAGGGTCGCGCCGAGCCGGTTCAGAAAATCGGCAATCACCTTGGCACGATCGAAGTCATGGAACTGCACCGGCTGGGCGCCGAGCGTCTGGCGAAGCGGAGCGCCGATCACCATGATGTCGCTGCCGCAGGCTTTCAGGAAGTCGGCATAACGCTCCGCCTTGTCGATCAGCGCGCGCTGGGCCTCGGGCTCGGCGAAATCGCCCGCCGCCTCCAGCTCCGCGAAGAAACCGCTGCACAGCGTCAGGCCGCGTCTTGCCAGTTCGGCGGCGAAGGCGTCGATGGAACCATAGGTCTTGATGGCGTCCTGCCAGTTGAAGGGAGAGAAGGTCAGTTCGACGCCGGTAACGCCCGAGGCCTGGACGCTGTCGAGGATCTTGTCCCAGAAGGCGCGCGGCTCGGCGCGTGCATGATCGATGATCGCATCATGGCTGTCGACGCCCCAGAAGCCGGGATGGAAGAGTGTCACGAGATCGACGCCGAAGCGCAGCCTGTCGCCGGTGGCCATAACCTATCCATTTCTCAAGGCATGACCTACCCGCGTGCGAAAAGGAGAGTTCCGCATCCAATAAGCCATGGATTTTCAACGCATTAAGGAATGGCAATCGTTTGCCATGCCTAGATGATAATCAAGCTGGTTTTTTAAGCAAGCGATTTTTGGCAAACGTTTGCTATAAATTGCCGCCTGCCTTAAAGTTGCAAATCGGAGCATCCGGGAGAGAGAAGTAAAAGTGAACAAAAACAAGGATGTGGCGGGAGAGGATCAGTCAGGCGCCTTGATGGCCGACGTCGCGCGGCTCGCCGGTGTGGCGATATCGACAGTCAGCCGGGCGCTTGCCAATCCCGGACGGGTCAACGAGAAGACGCGCGCCAAGATCAATGCCGCGGCGAGGCAACTGGGCTACACCCCCAACGCGATGGCGCGCGGTCTCAGGGTCGGCAAATCCAACATCATCATGATCATTCTGCCGGGATCGCTCTACTATGGAGCTTCCCAGGTCATTCCGCAGGTGCTGCAGAGTATCAACAAGTCGCTGATCCAGGGCGGCTACAACCTGATGATCGCCAACCTCGATCGCGACGAGACTTCCGAACGACATATTCTCGACCTCGCTTTCGGCGGCAGCGTGCGTGGAGCCATCATCCTGTCGTCGAAGCTTCCGGAGGTTGACGGGCGTTCGCTGGCCAATTCCGGTCTGCCGATCGTGTCGATGCTGCTCGACATGAGCGATGCCGGCCTGCAGAGCGTCGTTACGAACGACCGCGAAGCCGTGCGCGACGTCGCGGCCGAACTGATCCGATTGGGTCATCGACGGTTCTTCTATCTTGCAGGGCCCGAAGGCAATTATCACGATGTCGAGCGTTACGGCGGCGTGCTCGAGGCGCTCGAGGCGGCAGGATTGTCCGAGGACTCGGTGCATCGCTCGGGTGGCCATCTCGATTATCAGCACGGCTTCGACATTGGTGTCCAGGCGGCGGAAGATTTCGCCGAGTTGACTGAGAAACCGACAGCAGTCATCGCGACCAGCGACGACATGGCCATTTCTTTTGTCAGCCGTATCCAGCGAACGGGCCTAAGCATTCCCGGTGACGTGTCCGTCGTCTCCTTCGACGGCTCCCCCGTCTGCGAATTCTGCTCTCCGCCGCTCTCGACGATCAAGCAGCCGGTGGAAGAGATGGGGCGCGCGGCGGTGGATCTCCTGCTCGACGCCATTGGCCAGAGGCAGAATACGGCGGCGGTTCGCACCGTCATCCGCAGCAGCCTGATCTTGCGGGAGAGCATCGCTGCTCCGAAGAATTGACGATGCCGGGACCGGCTACGCACAGGGGGACATGGGAACGCTTGCCGCGGTCAATGATGTCACCGACCCTTTAGTTCACGGTCGGAAAGCCTCGTAACGGCCATGATCCGTCAGAAAAGCATTGTGCGTTCGTTGAACGCATTCATAGACAAACACCGCGGGTAAGCATAAGTTAGCGCTAGGTAATACCTTTAACTAAGGAGGTCTGATGGCATCGCCAACCTCGCTCAAGCTCGATGATGAGCTAAAGGGCCGCGTTCAGCAACTGGCCGAAGCTCGCCGCCGCTCGTCCCACTGGATCATGCGTGAAGCTATCGCGCAATATGTTGAGCGCGAAGAGAAGCGCGAGGCACTGCGGCAGGAGACGCTTGACGCCTGGAATGAATTTAAAGCGACGGGACTGCATGTCACGGGCGCCGAGGTCGAAAAATGGCTTTCGACTTGGGGAACTGACGAGGAATTGTCCGCACCCGAATGCTACAAGTAGTCTTCTCCCCCGCCGCAATCCGCGACCTTGAGCGGCTCCGGGAGTTCTTACGGCTGAAAAACCCATCGGCCGCGAAGCGAGCAGCCGAAACTATCCTCAACGGCTTGAGAGTCCTCGGCGCACATCCCCATATTGGACGCCTCATCGAGGACTTGCCTGAGCAATACCGGGAGTTGCTCATCGATTTTGGAGATAGTGGATACGTCGCCCGTTATCGTATTGATGGCGCCATTTTGACGATCCTCGCCGTACGGCATCAGAAGGAAGCAGGGTTCTGACACGGACGCCATCGCCGACGATAGGTTCCCGCAGGCCGATTGCGCTCCATCAAAACTTCGTCTGACCCCATCAATCGACGCATCGTGCTACGAAAAATCACAACACCGAGCGACTTGAAATATCAGGTCTGCGCGGTGGAATTCTGAAATTCCGAGCACGCACATGGACCTCTCGAAGATCAAGACGCTGATCGACTTTGTCGGACGATCGAACATTACCGAGCTGACCGTGACGGAAAAGGACGTGACGGTGCGGATTTTCCGCACCTCGCCGGGAGAGGCAGCTGTTGCCGAGCCCTCGCAAAAGCCGG includes:
- a CDS encoding sugar phosphate isomerase/epimerase; the encoded protein is MATGDRLRFGVDLVTLFHPGFWGVDSHDAIIDHARAEPRAFWDKILDSVQASGVTGVELTFSPFNWQDAIKTYGSIDAFAAELARRGLTLCSGFFAELEAAGDFAEPEAQRALIDKAERYADFLKACGSDIMVIGAPLRQTLGAQPVQFHDFDRAKVIADFLNRLGATLYARGVRLALHTEAHSIFAAARDVDLMMMLTDPAYVHMCPDTAHIIVAGSDPVQLVDRHHERMIIAHWKDAIGPMPADTPIDKHIHERHQPYFCGFGLGRVDWPAWIRLLRDRAYEGWAILELDAAPDPVRDIANGLTLVRQALLPIYR
- a CDS encoding LacI family DNA-binding transcriptional regulator, whose amino-acid sequence is MNKNKDVAGEDQSGALMADVARLAGVAISTVSRALANPGRVNEKTRAKINAAARQLGYTPNAMARGLRVGKSNIIMIILPGSLYYGASQVIPQVLQSINKSLIQGGYNLMIANLDRDETSERHILDLAFGGSVRGAIILSSKLPEVDGRSLANSGLPIVSMLLDMSDAGLQSVVTNDREAVRDVAAELIRLGHRRFFYLAGPEGNYHDVERYGGVLEALEAAGLSEDSVHRSGGHLDYQHGFDIGVQAAEDFAELTEKPTAVIATSDDMAISFVSRIQRTGLSIPGDVSVVSFDGSPVCEFCSPPLSTIKQPVEEMGRAAVDLLLDAIGQRQNTAAVRTVIRSSLILRESIAAPKN
- a CDS encoding CopG family ribbon-helix-helix protein; translated protein: MASPTSLKLDDELKGRVQQLAEARRRSSHWIMREAIAQYVEREEKREALRQETLDAWNEFKATGLHVTGAEVEKWLSTWGTDEELSAPECYK
- a CDS encoding type II toxin-antitoxin system RelE/ParE family toxin, whose protein sequence is MLQVVFSPAAIRDLERLREFLRLKNPSAAKRAAETILNGLRVLGAHPHIGRLIEDLPEQYRELLIDFGDSGYVARYRIDGAILTILAVRHQKEAGF